The proteins below come from a single Rhizobium etli CFN 42 genomic window:
- a CDS encoding MFS transporter: protein MSLVFGPLTSGRTASRPYLIVAALLLASFVVGFDTRVFSVGLPDLRGAYSLGADEASWLSTIANAPQILIASAVAWLVTVFGIRRVMIPSALIYAAVSLAIPQVTGGTALFVLHALRGLLLGVFIPATLMVIFRNLSTKYWLIGIGLYALRVPLSQSLGFVLVGIYGDYLGWQWLYWQDVIVAPVIALLLVVGAPKEEINIGLLERADWGGMLLLGSSMTMLYVALDQGNRLDWFQSGVVTSLLVGGAVLAACFLVNESLVERPWAHASVILSRNIGIGYAVIICFSLSSAGGSISVPGFLQNVGGLRPIAASDLYFAGAVIPVFLFTAMAIVLQSRVDSRFCIIIGLLMMAAGAFLGSQLTKAWSASNFLIPVLLYTAGQSFAFFSTVVYLIANSDPARSTAVSAYIQVIRLGSVELATSLMTTWLRRREQFHSNVLGHRITAASPELHAWTSKIASLLDGHARSGLETLSIAATQLRAQAYVLAYSDLFMLSFWSAVSGLLLVSLMGAMPFGPLHPDFTHEQNAGPRKTA, encoded by the coding sequence ATGTCGCTCGTTTTCGGTCCGCTGACCAGCGGCAGGACCGCAAGCCGTCCCTATCTCATCGTCGCCGCACTCCTCCTGGCATCTTTCGTGGTCGGTTTCGACACGCGGGTATTCTCTGTCGGCCTTCCGGATCTGCGCGGCGCCTATTCGCTCGGTGCCGACGAGGCATCCTGGCTGAGCACGATCGCCAACGCGCCGCAAATTCTCATCGCTTCGGCAGTCGCCTGGCTTGTCACCGTCTTCGGCATCCGCCGCGTGATGATCCCGTCCGCGCTCATCTATGCCGCCGTCTCGCTTGCCATTCCTCAGGTCACGGGCGGGACGGCGCTTTTCGTGCTCCATGCGCTGAGGGGGCTTCTGCTCGGCGTGTTCATCCCCGCGACCCTCATGGTGATATTCCGGAACCTTTCGACCAAATACTGGCTGATCGGCATCGGGCTCTATGCGCTGCGTGTCCCTCTGTCGCAGAGCCTCGGCTTCGTGCTGGTCGGCATCTACGGCGACTATCTCGGCTGGCAGTGGCTTTATTGGCAGGATGTGATCGTCGCCCCTGTCATCGCGCTCCTGCTGGTCGTTGGTGCGCCGAAGGAAGAGATCAACATCGGGTTGCTCGAAAGGGCCGACTGGGGCGGAATGCTGCTGCTCGGATCATCGATGACGATGCTCTACGTCGCGCTCGACCAGGGCAACCGGCTCGACTGGTTCCAATCGGGTGTCGTGACCTCGCTGCTGGTTGGTGGAGCGGTTCTCGCAGCCTGCTTCCTCGTCAATGAAAGCCTTGTCGAGCGGCCCTGGGCGCATGCAAGCGTCATCCTGTCGCGCAACATCGGCATCGGCTATGCCGTCATCATCTGCTTCAGTCTCAGCAGCGCCGGCGGTTCCATTTCCGTTCCCGGCTTCCTGCAGAATGTCGGCGGCCTGAGGCCGATCGCCGCCTCCGACCTCTATTTCGCAGGCGCGGTCATTCCGGTGTTTCTATTCACGGCGATGGCGATCGTCCTCCAGAGCCGGGTAGATTCGAGGTTCTGCATCATCATCGGTCTTCTGATGATGGCGGCAGGGGCGTTTTTGGGATCTCAGCTGACCAAGGCATGGTCGGCCTCGAATTTCCTGATTCCGGTGCTGTTGTACACAGCCGGCCAGTCATTCGCCTTTTTCTCGACCGTCGTTTATCTTATCGCCAATTCGGACCCCGCACGCTCGACCGCCGTATCGGCCTATATTCAGGTCATAAGGCTTGGCAGCGTCGAACTGGCCACCAGCCTGATGACCACCTGGCTGCGGCGGCGGGAGCAATTTCACTCCAATGTGCTCGGACACCGGATCACCGCCGCCTCACCTGAGCTTCATGCATGGACGTCAAAAATAGCCTCGCTTCTCGATGGGCATGCCCGCAGTGGTCTCGAGACACTGTCGATTGCCGCGACGCAACTGCGCGCACAGGCTTATGTCCTGGCCTATTCCGACTTATTCATGTTGTCCTTCTGGTCGGCAGTATCGGGTCTGCTTCTGGTTTCCCTGATGGGCGCAATGCCCTTCGGGCCGCTGCACCCCGACTTCACGCATGAGCAGAACGCGGGGCCGCGGAAAACAGCATAA
- a CDS encoding HlyD family secretion protein: MDTHPNHVSKHFPSAPAKAAVQAEPLAAPERPAVTAADLRRLVIPFAAVAAASAAVAWAIVDWNSWVAGADRQATDDAVVSADVSTLSAQISGIIKRTPVADYQKVTKGQVLAEIDSREYDAAVEAAGANLASAQASLANLANQIELQRAVVRAAEAQNASALAQQTQTEQEFQRQKQLGGATSQHELQQAQSAYLQAVAAVNSTAAAIEQQQAQLKVLQGQEPLLQAEVRAAQANLDTAHIRQSYTRIEAPFYGILGRRFVHEGDVVGAGTGIVSEIPLPNVYITANFKETQLARMTPGRSAEITVDTFPGQVLHGKVADLSPASGAIFALLPPDNATGNYTKVVQRIPVRIELDPDQPLIDQLRPGMSAIVTVDTPAGASR; the protein is encoded by the coding sequence ATGGACACCCATCCCAACCATGTTTCGAAGCACTTTCCTTCGGCTCCCGCCAAGGCGGCTGTCCAAGCCGAGCCGCTGGCAGCTCCCGAACGTCCTGCGGTGACGGCGGCCGACCTCAGGCGTCTTGTTATTCCATTCGCCGCGGTTGCCGCCGCCAGCGCAGCCGTTGCCTGGGCGATCGTCGACTGGAACAGCTGGGTTGCGGGCGCGGACCGCCAAGCCACCGACGATGCCGTTGTCAGCGCCGACGTCTCGACGCTGAGCGCGCAGATCAGCGGGATCATCAAACGCACGCCGGTCGCCGATTATCAGAAAGTGACGAAAGGTCAGGTGCTGGCAGAGATAGACTCCCGCGAATATGACGCCGCGGTCGAAGCGGCGGGCGCCAATCTCGCCTCGGCACAGGCCTCTCTCGCCAATCTCGCCAATCAGATCGAATTGCAGAGGGCGGTCGTGCGGGCGGCAGAGGCGCAGAATGCCTCGGCGCTTGCCCAGCAGACGCAAACTGAGCAGGAATTCCAGCGGCAGAAGCAGCTCGGCGGGGCAACATCCCAGCATGAACTTCAGCAAGCCCAATCGGCCTATCTGCAGGCGGTGGCCGCGGTGAATTCCACCGCCGCGGCGATCGAACAACAGCAGGCGCAGCTTAAGGTTCTGCAGGGCCAGGAGCCCCTCTTGCAGGCGGAGGTCAGGGCGGCACAGGCAAACCTCGACACGGCGCACATCCGCCAGAGCTACACGCGCATCGAAGCGCCGTTCTATGGGATTCTCGGCCGCAGGTTCGTCCATGAGGGCGATGTCGTCGGCGCCGGCACCGGCATCGTTTCCGAAATTCCTCTGCCGAACGTCTATATCACTGCCAATTTCAAGGAGACGCAGCTAGCCCGGATGACGCCCGGCCGAAGCGCCGAGATCACCGTCGATACATTCCCCGGACAGGTACTGCACGGCAAGGTCGCCGATCTTTCGCCGGCCAGTGGTGCGATCTTCGCCCTCTTGCCGCCCGACAACGCAACCGGAAACTATACGAAAGTCGTCCAGCGCATTCCTGTCAGGATAGAGCTTGATCCGGATCAGCCCCTGATTGACCAGCTGAGACCGGGAATGTCGGCCATCGTGACGGTCGATACCCCTGCGGGAGCCAGCCGGTGA